The following is a genomic window from Mycolicibacterium sp. TY81.
GTGCGCCTGATGGTCAAGGGCATCGCGACGGCCGCGGCCGCCGAGTCGCTGGTGCCGGCCGGGCTGCCACGGGCCATCAGGCAGCTCAGGACTTGGTGAAGCCGATCGTCATGTAGTTCAGGTCGCCCAGGCCCGCCGGGCCGTAGTTGGCCAAAGTGCTTCGGACCGCCGCATTTCCGGGGGATTGCGCGAGCGGCAGGCTGAACGTTTCGGCCCACAGCATGCGGTCCAGCTGGTTGGCCAGGGCCTGTGCCTTGACGGGATCGAGTTCGTCGAGCGTCTGCTCGATCTTGGCGTCGATCTCGGGCGTGCCGATCTTGCCGAAGTTGCTCTCGCCGCCCGAGGCATAGATCTGGGTCAGACCGCTCAAGGGGAAGGCGTCGCCCTGCCAGGCGAAGGCGGCGATGTCGAAGTTACTCGGAATGATGTACTGGCTGAAGAAGTCTGCGCCGGAGGACACCACGAGTTCCAGCTTGACGCCGATGTCGGCGAGGGTTTTCTGCGTCAGCTGCCCGATCTGCCGACCGCTGGGGGCGTCGTAGAAGACGATCCGCACCTTCAACGGCTTGCCGTCCTTCTCCCGCACCGAGCGGCCCGCGGGCAGCTTCCAGCCCAGCGCGTCGAGTTCCCGTCGGGCACCTTCGGGGTCGAAAGGCGTCCCGCCGCTGTTGTTCTGGTAGCCCGCCTGCCCCGCGACGTAGATGTGGTTGTTGAGTGGCACCGGGTTGTCCACCAGACCGTGCTGCAGGACGGTGACGATGGTCTTCCGGTCGATGCCCATGGCGATGGCGTGGCGCAGTGCGGGGTCGGCGAGCGGCGAGCCGGGCGCGCCGTTGAAGGTCAGGTGCGACCAGGTGGGTCCCGGCGCGGTGCGGATGTCGACGCCTTTGGTGCGTCGGGCGCGCACCATGTCGTCGATCGAGCCCAGCCCGGTGGCATCGATGGCGTTGTTCTGCAGCGCCGGGATACGAGCGG
Proteins encoded in this region:
- a CDS encoding ABC transporter family substrate-binding protein — encoded protein: MTSRRSQLVVALIALIALMAGCSSEYRGSSAGAPKLGAANDLNPHDPATLREGGNLRLALTAFPDNFNTLNIDGNTVDTAAILRPTLPRAFIVGPDGSTTVNHDYFTDIQLTGTNPQVVTYTINPKAVWSDGAPITWEDIAAQVTATTGKDPRFQIASPNGSERVASVTRGVDDRQAVMTFARPYADWRGMFAGNGMLLPKVSTTDPEVFNKGQLNKPGPSAGPFVVSNVDRGAQRITLTRNPKWWGTRPLLDSITFLVLDDAARIPALQNNAIDATGLGSIDDMVRARRTKGVDIRTAPGPTWSHLTFNGAPGSPLADPALRHAIAMGIDRKTIVTVLQHGLVDNPVPLNNHIYVAGQAGYQNNSGGTPFDPEGARRELDALGWKLPAGRSVREKDGKPLKVRIVFYDAPSGRQIGQLTQKTLADIGVKLELVVSSGADFFSQYIIPSNFDIAAFAWQGDAFPLSGLTQIYASGGESNFGKIGTPEIDAKIEQTLDELDPVKAQALANQLDRMLWAETFSLPLAQSPGNAAVRSTLANYGPAGLGDLNYMTIGFTKS